One Scophthalmus maximus strain ysfricsl-2021 chromosome 7, ASM2237912v1, whole genome shotgun sequence genomic window, TGATTCTGAGATTATTTCATGTGACATACTGCACATGAAACAGATATAAAATCTAATGGCTCTTTAAGATAAAGATAATGCAGAGACAGGCTAATGCAAACAAAGATTACATCTGACAGATCAGAGATCCAGAGGAGATTGGAAAATTCTCCAGAGGATTGTGAATAGTGAGGGATTAAACCACAATGTCATTAAAAGAAGGGGAtgatctcctgctgcattcgaATCCTGTAGACATCATTTAATCCCCTaaacattaaaagcaaacaTAGGGAATTATTTTACCTCTGCTCCTCAGAGGCAAAAGTTATATCTGTCCACACACAATTACATAATGTCTCCGTGCATGAGGCCCTTACGGCATCATGGAGTTCAATACACACTTTGTCAAAtccaagagaaaaacaaatgcttgTTTTACCTGGTGATGCCCACGGGGGAATGAGTTTGTCTAGGTTATCTGCTCTGAGGACTGTGGTTTTGATCCGGTGGGCTGGAGTCTGATACTGAAGCAAAATGAAGATCTGTGGAGGACAGCTCAGCCCCTTAAGCACCGGTGCATCATGGGACACCAAACTCTGCAGTCAGAGGGCAAAAGTTCAAGCAGAGGGGAAACCTCATTCAGAACTAAATGAGACTCACGGCACAATAATGAACAATACTGACCAAAGACATCAAGCTACCTGTtcactgaaataataaaattcacaaTGCAAACCAGATTCATCTGATTGTTGTCACTGATAACCTCCATGCAAGGCCTGGTAACAGGTGCATCTTGGCCATATCTGCAAATATACAGGAGTGCTCACAGATATTAATTCAATACCTTTTTTAGTTTCCCCTTGTTTGGGCTTAGTTCTTTCGTGAAGTGAAACGGATGCTCTTCTCGCCAGTCTTTTCCTCCACACTCAGCCTCCACTTCACCCAGTGCGGTGCCTCTCAGGCTGTGTGGTTCCCGGGTGTACACGGCTGCTCTCAGAGCGCATCTTTGGAGCTCATTCACAGAGTTCACCTTCAACAGCAGCACCAGGCTGTGCGGCTCTGTGCTGAGGCTGCTCCGGACCGAGGCTTGTATGGGACAGGGGCACAGAGGCGGCAGGCTGCCCAGCACAGACACGTCCTCCAGTCTGTGAGGTGTCCCACTGAGCCTGAGGAACGTGACTGCCAGGGTTTCCTGCTCCGGAGAGAAGGCCATGGTGAAATGGAGGCAGGGTTCTGGTGATGTTGGCTGTTTGCAGCTTGCACTGGAGCCATCGCTCAGTGGAGCCAGTGGGATCGGTTCTTCAGGCATAGAAGCGCTGACGGCGCCGCGGCTACTGAGCCTGCTGTGTTCACTGTGAGATATGCTATCTCCAGTGACAGTACAGCGCCTCTGCAGAGCCTTACATGTTTTGGACACTAATCCCAGTTTGGGAAATGAAGGCACGGAAGTGTGGCTGGGATCTATGGGTTTATAAAGGGGCGACATTAGCGTTGGAGTGCTGAGACGACGCAGAGAAAAATAAGACTTTGGCTGCTCCTTCCGTTCAGAGGCAGCTTGACCGTAATTAGAAAATGACAGAGGGGTAAATTCACCTTCAGAGGGGGCTGGGCTAGTGAATGTGGAGGGATACTCCAGCATGTCTCCATCCAGCTCTTCATATTGCTGCCTGGATTCTGTTATTGCCGTCAAGGGAGGTGAACTCTGGCTTTGGGCAAAGGTCAAAGATTCAGCGGGAGCCGGCGCTGACGTCACAGTATCTTGGTCTTTAACTGTACAAATTTGACTTTTCCTGCAGCACAGAATACATCCCAGCACCAAAGAGAGGCAAAAGACGATCAGTCCAACCAAGAGAAGAATCTGAAGATGAACTGCAGACATTAGAGAGAAGAATGAGGCCAGTCAGAGGGCAGCAGTTTAAAAAGAAGTCATAATTTCCCCCATGCGACCCCTGGAGTACACACTGCAAATTAACGATTTCAGCTCGTTTGCCTGTTACCAGTGTAAAAGATGGGCGATAAAAGCCACAGTGATTATCTTCCTGAGTAatcccctgtttttttcccccctgcgaTTGTTTGTTGAGCCATGGAGGATGGACatcaaaacaaagagggaaTATTGCACAAAAAGCTGCAGTGACTTTGGAAGGGATACCCACTATATTTGTTAGACTGGTGATGCCTCGTAGCTTTGGCTTGGTGCATTTTTGCATAGAACAAGGACTGTGAATTTTGTCCCCAATGATTTACACTGGAATAGATCTCTTCACGGTCAGCATGGACAGGAGAAATGATTGATGTGACCAGTTACTCATTTAATGTAGCATTTGAGTTTAAATAAGCATATGAGTATTGCTTTAGACATGGGGAAAACATGAACCTATCCTTGAAGACCATACCTTCTAGTTGTTTGGTAAAGAGGACCTGCACCAGAAGCCAGAAGAAGAGTATGACCATGATGCCCTCAATCATGCCCTTACAGCAGAAGAGCAGCACAGACTGCCAGAGAGGCTGACCTGGGTACTCCTCATCGTGGTAAGGCATGGTGCAAACAGTGAGCACCGCGTCTGTGGAAGGCTTTCCTAAAGAACTGTCCACAGGAGCAGAGAGGTCCCAGTAAAGACGATCATTTGCTTgactgatgaaaacacattctGACTTTTCAGTCTGGGAGAATTCTCCCCATGTATTTTTGCTTCAGATGATCAATCAAGCCATTTTTTTTAGAGTGCCACGgtcaaaaaggcaaaaaaatcgaaaataaaaacatctgtgaATTACATATCCCCAGATTTATAAAAACACATCTCTCATTTAAAATGGAACTCCTCACACAGGTTACTATCAAGTACAGCTCGATAGTGAAGTCCGTTTCCCTGCTCAAAAGTGGAAAGACATCCTGCTGACCTAACTGTCTCCACAAAGTACACTCCAGTCTTCGTCCCACGACAGTGATCCACTCATTTGCAGAGTGAGTTGACTGGTATTATTCCTCCCTGGAGGGCGGGGGCCGTGGGCGGAGATATCCATCTCATAATACCTCTCAATTGTGCCTGTGGCATCTTTCTTCCTCACAGCATTGTCACTATAGAATAACTATCCCAACGGTAAATCCTGCAACTCATCCCCCGCCCTCATCCCATCGGCTCTTATCTCCATTAGTAGAGCGTCTTTCATGGGGTCTGCTGCAAATCTCAGTTCAGGAATTAACTATCAAAACAGACTCTTTCAGCGATTCATGTTTCACATGCACAATgtgatgattttaatttgataaacaaaacatataACATAAATGTCCATTTGGTTTttagcaattaaaaacaaagcttAACACTTAAACCCAGGTCAGAAATTGATTGATCATTAACTTCTTGATTGGCCATTGATTCAGGTTTCAGGTTTATGATATTGAGAACCAAGATTTCACAGTGACGATCATCTGGAAATACTGAAACATTTGCATGTTGAAAACCAACTTGAAAATGGTGTTTTTGTCTTAAACAGAGGAAATGCTGCCCCCATCTGGCCACTCacctgattacatttttttcccatgtagTTCAGACAATGTCATGAAAGTGGATATTATTAGTTCTCAAAAAAGAATTGTGTTACACTCTCATATATTGTATTGCTGGATTATCACTACTGATGCCAGGATGTGTCAGTAGCATTTTATTGCTGTAGTTGGTCAAGATGCAGCCAACTAACTTGAGGTGTTGTGTTGTTGGGTAGATGGTAAAACTGAGTGATACATGAGTGAGTGTACTTATTTACACTATACACTATATACTCCATACATTGGGCTATTACACAACGTACTAACAGTGTCATTGCTTTTAACTGCGTTTTTTTGGATTTAATAAAGTTGTGTATCTTTCTACTAATCCATCATTTTTAGCTGTGAAATAATTTGTAACTCATGTTTCCACggttttgacatggaagttAATGCTTGACATTTGGATTAGTACGTGACGAAATGATCTCAGCTCAATCACAGATGAAGTATGTGGGATGCAGATGGAAAAACCTAAAAAGAGAAACGATTTTGTCACGTGTCATTTGCATATTAGGGATTTGTTCAAGGTCAAACACGTTGCAGTAACttt contains:
- the LOC118315863 gene encoding uncharacterized protein LOC118315863 isoform X1 yields the protein MPYHDEEYPGQPLWQSVLLFCCKGMIEGIMVILFFWLLVQVLFTKQLEVHLQILLLVGLIVFCLSLVLGCILCCRKSQICTVKDQDTVTSAPAPAESLTFAQSQSSPPLTAITESRQQYEELDGDMLEYPSTFTSPAPSEGEFTPLSFSNYGQAASERKEQPKSYFSLRRLSTPTLMSPLYKPIDPSHTSVPSFPKLGLVSKTCKALQRRCTVTGDSISHSEHSRLSSRGAVSASMPEEPIPLAPLSDGSSASCKQPTSPEPCLHFTMAFSPEQETLAVTFLRLSGTPHRLEDVSVLGSLPPLCPCPIQASVRSSLSTEPHSLVLLLKVNSVNELQRCALRAAVYTREPHSLRGTALGEVEAECGGKDWREEHPFHFTKELSPNKGKLKKSLVSHDAPVLKGLSCPPQIFILLQYQTPAHRIKTTVLRADNLDKLIPPWASPDYKVLINLHHKRIVISSRETKGGSCTVWNTSFLFDLPPGDVSLLPLMLEFIIIQNRVGSEGRVLGRVLISAEAADAGRAHWRDMCSLQLEQARWHNVQSEPLWSADTCP
- the LOC118315863 gene encoding uncharacterized protein LOC118315863 isoform X2, with the translated sequence MPYHDEEYPGQPLWQSVLLFCCKGMIEGIMVILFFWLLVQVLFTKQLEVHLQILLLVGLIVFCLSLVLGCILCCRKSQICTVKDQDTVTSAPAPAESLTFAQSQSSPPLTAITESRQQYEELDGDMLEYPSTFTSPAPSEDPSHTSVPSFPKLGLVSKTCKALQRRCTVTGDSISHSEHSRLSSRGAVSASMPEEPIPLAPLSDGSSASCKQPTSPEPCLHFTMAFSPEQETLAVTFLRLSGTPHRLEDVSVLGSLPPLCPCPIQASVRSSLSTEPHSLVLLLKVNSVNELQRCALRAAVYTREPHSLRGTALGEVEAECGGKDWREEHPFHFTKELSPNKGKLKKSLVSHDAPVLKGLSCPPQIFILLQYQTPAHRIKTTVLRADNLDKLIPPWASPDYKVLINLHHKRIVISSRETKGGSCTVWNTSFLFDLPPGDVSLLPLMLEFIIIQNRVGSEGRVLGRVLISAEAADAGRAHWRDMCSLQLEQARWHNVQSEPLWSADTCP